A stretch of DNA from Virgibacillus proomii:
TATCCAGTAAACCAACAGCAACATTTGATGGAAAAGAACTTCGAAACTTAAATTATATGTTGTCGCATAATACAACATTTTTTAAGCAGTTTTATTATGAAGGTGTTGATGGATTAAAAACAGGCTTTACGGATTTAGCTGGTTACAGTTTTACAGGGACTGCCAAAAAAGGGGATCGTCGATTAATTTCTGTCGTCATGAAAACAAAAAGTGAAAAGAAACGCTTTGAGCAGACTGCTAAACTATTAGACTTTGGCTTTCAGAACTTTGAGAATACTAAGTTATTCCCAGCAGGATATCAATTAAAAGACAAGACATCTTTACCAGTTGCTAAAGGAAAAGAAGATAGAGTAAGTATTTCCCTTGGTGAAGCATTCATTCTGCCGATTAAACCGGATGAAAAAGATATGTATCGCATAGAATACAAGATTGATAAAGACAAGCTGGATAAAGAAGGAAAACTAAAGGCACCAATTAAAAAAGGTGAAAAAGTTGGAGTAGCCAAGCTTACGTATAAAGGCGAAAATGACTATGGATATATTGTAAATGATAGTAAGAGTACGGTAGATATTGTAACAGATCAGGCAGTGGAAAAAGCAAACTGGTTTATGCTTACAATGAGCGCAATTGGTGATTTTTTTGCTGATTTATTCCATACAGTGGTAGACTGGGTTAAAGGACTATTTTAAATAAATCTTTAGGGGGAGTTTTCAGTGTCTAATATAGGAACAGACCGTGTTAAACGAGGAATGGCTGAAATGCAAAAAGGCGGCGTTATTATGGACGTTGTCAATGCAGAGCAAGCAAAGATAGCTGAAGAAGCAGGAGCAGTTGCTGTCATGGCACTAGAGCGCGTACCTTCTGATATTCGAGCAGCTGGTGGTGTAGCTCGAATGGCTGACCCAACGATCACTGAGGAAGTATTAAATGCTGTATCCATTCCTGTCATGGCAAAAGCACGTATTGGCCATATTACAGAAGCTCGTGTATTAGAAGCAATGGGTGTTGACTATATTGACGAAAGTGAAGTGTTAACCCCTGCGGATGATGTATACCATATTAATAAATCAGACTTTACTGTACCATTTGTTTGCGGATGCCGTAATCTTGGCGAAGCAGCACGCCGTATTGGTGAAGGTGCTTCCATGTTGCGTACGAAAGGTGAGCCTGGAACTGGTAATATTGTTGAAGCCGTTCGGCATATGAGACAAGTACAATCAGAAATCCGTATGCTAACTGCAATGTCACGAGATGAAGTGATGACATATGCCAAGGAGATCGGTGCTCCATTTGAACTATTGCTTGAGATACGTAAAGAAGGTCGCTTGCCGGTAGTAAACTTTGCTGCAGGTGGAATTGCAACCCCTAGTGATGCCGCATTGATGATGGAGTTAGGAGCAGATGGAATATTTGTTGGTTCTGGTATTTTTAAATCATCCAATCCAGCTAAATATGCGAAAGCAATTGTGGAAGCAACAACACATTACAAAGATTATAAATTAATAGCTGAACTATCTAAGGATCTAGGTGAGGCTATGAAGGGGATCGAAATGAGTACACTAGAAGCTCATGATCGTATGCAAGATCGGAGCGAGTAAGAAAGAAGGAATTTTTTATGACGACCATCGGTGTACTTGCCTTACAAGGCGCTGTTCGCGAGCATATTCGAGCTGTGAGAGCATGTGGCGCTGAGGCAGTTGAGATAAAACAAAAAGAACAGCTGGCAGAAATAGATGGTTTAATCTTACCTGGCGGCGAGAGTACAACCATTAGGCGATTAATCGACAGTTACGGTTTTATTGACCCGATTCGGGATTTTGCCGACCAAGGAAAGCCGATCTTTGGTACATGTGCGGGTATGATCTTAATGGCTAAAGCTATTGAAGGACAAGCTCAAGCTCATCTTGGATTAATTGATATGACAGTTGCTCGTAACGCTTTTGGTCGTCAGGTGGCAAGCTTTGAAGCAGAATTAGAAATAACAGGTATTGCCAATGATTTTAATGCTGTATTTATTCGTGCTCCTTACGTAACAAAAGTAGGAACAGCTGTTGAAGTGCTTGCAACGTATCATGATCATATTGTGGCAGTTCGCCAAGGTCCATTTTTGGCAACCGCTTTTCATCCAGAATTGACGGATGATCAGCGACTATTGGCTTATTTCATAACCATGGTGGAAGAGGTTTCGTAAATTTATTGGCGATAGTTGCATAAGCATAAAAAATCGGTTATGATAGAAGATAATAATAAAAAGTGATGACAGGAAGCAGTAATAGTAATGTCTCTCCAAGAGAGTCGATGGTTGGTGTGAATCGATGTGAGACAGCTATGAATCCGTCCTTAAGCTGGTTTATTGAATTCTTTGGATAGTAAATAAACCCGGTTTGCGTACCGTTACAACATGAAGCCGGAAGAATATGTATTCTTCAATCAGGGTGGCAACGCGGGAATTATACTCTCGTCCCTATTTTTAGGGACGGGAGTTTTTTGATTTGTTAAGAAAAATAAAGGAGGAACGAGTATATGCTGGATATGAAATATTTACGTAATCATTTGGAAGAGGTAAAGCAAAAATTACAGCATCGAGGAGAGGATTTATCCGAGCTCCATCGGTTTGGCGACCTTGATGAAAAACGACGTCAGCTTATTGCCGATACGGAGCAATTAAAAGCAAAGCGAAATGAAACGTCGAAGCAAATCTCTGTATTAAAACGGGAAAAGAAAGATGCTGAACCGGCAATTAAAGCGATGCGCGAAGTTGGTGATGAAATTGCCAGACTAGATAAGGAATTGAAGGAAATTAATGATGAGCTGGAACATATTATGCTCTCTATCCCGAATATCCCTCATGAAAGTGTACCAATTGGGGAAGATGAAGAAGAAAATGTAGAAATACGGAAATGGGGAACCTTGCCACCACTTTCATATGAACCGAAACCGCATTGGGATATAGCTACTAATTTGGATATAGTCGATTTTGAACGTGCAGGTAAAGTAACTGGCAGCCGATTTGTATTTTATAAAGGGTTAGGATCACGTTTAGAACGGGCATTGTGGAATTTTATGTTGGATTTACATGTAGATGAGCATGGCTATGAGGAAATGTTGCCACCACAAATCATTAATCGAGCTAGTTTAACGGGGACCGGCCAATTGCCAAAGTTTGCAGAAGATGTATTTAAGCTGGAGGACTGGGATTATTTCTTGGCTCCTACAGCAGAAGTTCCTGTAACTAATTATTACCGAGACGAAATTTTAAAAGCAGATGATTTACCAAAAAAATATGCAGCATTTAGCAGCTGCTTCCGTTCTGAAGCGGGTTCTGCCGGAAGGGATACAAGAGGATTAATTCGTCAACATCAATTCAATAAAGTGGAGCTTGTCCACTTTGTTAAACCAGAAGACTCTTATGAAACGCTTGAAGCATTGACAAACCATGCAGAAAAGGTACTCCAGCTGTTAGAATTACCATATCGAGTGATGAGTATGTGTACAGGTGATTTAGGATTTACAGCCAGTAAAAAATATGATATTGAGGTATGGATTCCTAGTCAGCATACGTATCGGGAAATTTCTTCTTGCTCTAACTTTGAAGATTTCCAAGCGAGACGTGCTAATATTCGTTTTCGAAGAGAAGCTAAAGCAAAACCGGAATTTGTTCATACATTAAATGGTTCTGGTTTAGCAGTCGGCCGTACGGTAGCTGCTATTTTAGAAAACTACCAGCAAAAGGATGGTACGGTTATTATCCCTACTGCATTACGTCCATACATGGGTGGAAGGGAAATAATGAAATAAGGAAACATTTTTTTACACTATAGGAAAGTATAAAACTTTAGGCTTTATCCCGCATGTAAGGTGCCGTAAGACTCCTGCTTCAAGAGCCTTTAGTTGATACAAAGGGTCAAAGTAGGGGAAAACGGCACCTAAATGCCCGATAAGTTCAAGGGCCTTTAGGTCATACCCTTGTGGTACTAACATTCCGTGTAAAAAGCATTCCACGGAATGAAGTTTCACTTTATCGTATAAGAAAAACGACAGCTTTCGCTAAAGACTTGGCGACAAGCCAAGTTTTTTTCTGAAAAAGTATTTGACAGAAAGTAAAAACAGTAGTATCCTAATAGACATTATAATAAGTTCATAACGTAAAGCTTCTTATGAAGAGAGGTGGAGGGAATTGGCCCGAAGAAACCTCGGCAGCGGACTATCTTTATAGTACTGTGCCAAATCCAACAAGCATATATGCTTGAAAAA
This window harbors:
- the pdxS gene encoding pyridoxal 5'-phosphate synthase lyase subunit PdxS, coding for MSNIGTDRVKRGMAEMQKGGVIMDVVNAEQAKIAEEAGAVAVMALERVPSDIRAAGGVARMADPTITEEVLNAVSIPVMAKARIGHITEARVLEAMGVDYIDESEVLTPADDVYHINKSDFTVPFVCGCRNLGEAARRIGEGASMLRTKGEPGTGNIVEAVRHMRQVQSEIRMLTAMSRDEVMTYAKEIGAPFELLLEIRKEGRLPVVNFAAGGIATPSDAALMMELGADGIFVGSGIFKSSNPAKYAKAIVEATTHYKDYKLIAELSKDLGEAMKGIEMSTLEAHDRMQDRSE
- the pdxT gene encoding pyridoxal 5'-phosphate synthase glutaminase subunit PdxT, translating into MTTIGVLALQGAVREHIRAVRACGAEAVEIKQKEQLAEIDGLILPGGESTTIRRLIDSYGFIDPIRDFADQGKPIFGTCAGMILMAKAIEGQAQAHLGLIDMTVARNAFGRQVASFEAELEITGIANDFNAVFIRAPYVTKVGTAVEVLATYHDHIVAVRQGPFLATAFHPELTDDQRLLAYFITMVEEVS
- a CDS encoding serine hydrolase; the encoded protein is MKHIFKKSFVFFLAAAVVMLTILSQPYQLQAAEVELEAESAILVDANTGKILFSKNADKALPPASMTKMMTEYLVWEAVEKGQISWDTTTQISDYPYSISADSTFSGIGLKQSKDYTVKDLYHAMALISDNAATIALAELIAGSEGEFVKMMNKKGKEMGLPDFKFVNSTGIENKSLGDNYPKGTDPNGTNLLSAESAALLAYHLINDYPKALEISSKPTATFDGKELRNLNYMLSHNTTFFKQFYYEGVDGLKTGFTDLAGYSFTGTAKKGDRRLISVVMKTKSEKKRFEQTAKLLDFGFQNFENTKLFPAGYQLKDKTSLPVAKGKEDRVSISLGEAFILPIKPDEKDMYRIEYKIDKDKLDKEGKLKAPIKKGEKVGVAKLTYKGENDYGYIVNDSKSTVDIVTDQAVEKANWFMLTMSAIGDFFADLFHTVVDWVKGLF
- the serS gene encoding serine--tRNA ligase, translated to MLDMKYLRNHLEEVKQKLQHRGEDLSELHRFGDLDEKRRQLIADTEQLKAKRNETSKQISVLKREKKDAEPAIKAMREVGDEIARLDKELKEINDELEHIMLSIPNIPHESVPIGEDEEENVEIRKWGTLPPLSYEPKPHWDIATNLDIVDFERAGKVTGSRFVFYKGLGSRLERALWNFMLDLHVDEHGYEEMLPPQIINRASLTGTGQLPKFAEDVFKLEDWDYFLAPTAEVPVTNYYRDEILKADDLPKKYAAFSSCFRSEAGSAGRDTRGLIRQHQFNKVELVHFVKPEDSYETLEALTNHAEKVLQLLELPYRVMSMCTGDLGFTASKKYDIEVWIPSQHTYREISSCSNFEDFQARRANIRFRREAKAKPEFVHTLNGSGLAVGRTVAAILENYQQKDGTVIIPTALRPYMGGREIMK